From the genome of Agrobacterium vitis, one region includes:
- the virB5 gene encoding pilin minor subunit VirB5 produces MKTTKLAINALFICLLLSGTARAQFVVSDPPTEAETLTTAINTAANLEQLITMVTMLTSSFGVTGLLSALDQKNQYPSPNQLDREMFSPQMPASTTARAITLDADRAVVGNDAEGSLLREQIAGAANAAGVAADNLDAMDKRLTANSETATQLSRSRNIMQATVTNGLLLKQIHDAIIQNIQATSLLTMTTAQAGLHEAEEAVAQRKEHQATALMFGAASLH; encoded by the coding sequence ATGAAAACCACGAAGCTTGCAATAAACGCACTATTCATATGCCTGCTTCTGTCGGGGACCGCCAGAGCACAGTTTGTTGTCAGTGATCCTCCGACGGAGGCCGAAACGCTGACAACGGCCATCAATACCGCGGCGAACCTCGAACAGTTGATCACGATGGTGACAATGTTGACATCGTCGTTTGGCGTCACCGGCCTGTTGTCCGCGCTCGATCAGAAGAACCAATATCCTTCTCCCAATCAACTCGACAGGGAAATGTTTTCGCCCCAGATGCCCGCTTCGACAACGGCGCGTGCGATCACCTTGGATGCCGACCGGGCAGTCGTGGGTAACGACGCTGAAGGAAGTCTCCTGCGCGAACAGATTGCGGGCGCTGCAAATGCTGCCGGTGTCGCTGCTGATAATTTGGATGCAATGGACAAGCGCCTTACGGCAAATTCTGAGACAGCGACCCAGCTCTCCCGTTCACGCAACATTATGCAGGCAACTGTCACCAACGGGTTGCTTCTCAAACAGATCCACGATGCAATTATCCAAAACATTCAGGCAACCAGCCTGTTGACGATGACCACAGCACAGGCGGGCCTGCACGAAGCTGAAGAGGCGGTGGCCCAACGAAAGGAACACCAGGCAACTGCGCTCATGTTTGGCGCGGCTTCGCTTCATTGA
- a CDS encoding type IV secretion system protein VirB8 encodes MKDPEHALLVEREALADHYKQVQAFQSARAKSARRISRALGAMAIVAVVGNVAQAFAIATMVPLNKLVPVYLWVRPDGTIDSEVSISRLPATQEQAVINASLWEYVRLREGYTADTAQYAYDLVSDFSAPTVRQDYQQFFNYPNPSSPQTIIGKRGKLEVDHIGSNEIMPGVQQIRYKRALLIDGQTPIVTTWTATVRYEKLTNLPSRLRLTNPGGLIVTSYQTSEDTVSNATRSQQ; translated from the coding sequence ATGAAGGACCCTGAACATGCCCTGCTGGTAGAGCGGGAAGCATTGGCGGACCACTATAAGCAAGTACAAGCGTTTCAATCTGCGCGTGCCAAATCAGCTCGGCGAATTTCCAGAGCCTTGGGCGCTATGGCAATTGTCGCGGTCGTGGGAAATGTGGCGCAGGCTTTCGCTATCGCCACGATGGTCCCACTGAACAAACTTGTGCCAGTCTATCTGTGGGTACGCCCTGACGGTACGATTGACAGTGAAGTGTCTATTTCGCGCTTGCCTGCAACGCAGGAGCAAGCAGTTATTAATGCATCTTTGTGGGAGTATGTCCGTCTGCGCGAAGGCTATACGGCGGATACAGCCCAATATGCCTATGATCTGGTCTCGGACTTCAGTGCTCCAACTGTGCGCCAAGATTATCAGCAATTCTTCAACTATCCCAATCCAAGCTCGCCCCAAACCATAATCGGCAAGCGCGGAAAGCTGGAAGTCGACCATATCGGCTCAAATGAGATCATGCCGGGTGTGCAGCAGATCCGTTACAAACGCGCCCTCCTCATAGACGGGCAGACTCCCATAGTAACCACCTGGACCGCAACAGTCCGCTATGAGAAACTGACGAACTTGCCAAGCCGACTGAGGCTGACCAATCCGGGCGGTTTAATTGTCACCTCCTATCAAACCTCGGAAGATACGGTTTCGAACGCGACGCGGAGCCAGCAATGA
- the virB2 gene encoding pilin major subunit VirB2, which translates to MACFEKYRVRSTLRCLRELVVRLAVTYLPSLSGAIGWSLLFSEPAAAQAAGGTDPATMVNNICTFILGPFGQSLAVLGIVAIGISWMFGRASLGLVAGVVGGIVIMFGASFLGQTLTGGGG; encoded by the coding sequence ATGGCATGCTTTGAAAAATACCGCGTGCGTTCGACGTTGCGTTGCCTCAGGGAGTTGGTTGTGCGCCTGGCGGTTACTTACCTGCCGAGCCTCAGCGGCGCGATCGGCTGGAGTTTGCTTTTCTCTGAGCCAGCCGCTGCACAAGCGGCGGGCGGAACCGATCCCGCCACCATGGTCAACAATATCTGCACCTTTATTCTTGGTCCGTTTGGTCAATCGCTCGCAGTTCTTGGCATCGTAGCCATCGGCATATCATGGATGTTCGGTCGAGCTTCTCTTGGTCTCGTAGCTGGCGTCGTCGGCGGGATCGTTATTATGTTTGGAGCCAGCTTTCTCGGCCAAACGCTCACCGGGGGCGGCGGATGA
- a CDS encoding VirB4 family type IV secretion/conjugal transfer ATPase, producing the protein MFGTNGATERSGEIYLPYIGHLSDHVVLLEDGSILTMAHISGVPFELEEVEVRNARCRAFNTLFRNIADDNVSVYAHLVRHNDVQAPPPRHFRSGFASNLSETFEQRVLAGKLFRNDYFLTLMVYPRTALGKVGSRFTRLYGKNAGDLAHQIRHLEDLWNVVAGALDAYGLRRLGIREKNEVLFTEIGEALRLIMTCRFSAVPVVSGSLGASIYTDRVICGKRALEIRTPKDHYVGSIFSFREYPAKTRPGMLNTLLSSNFPLVLSQSFSFLTRAQAHAKLSLKSNQMTSSGDKAVTQIGELAQAEDSLASSEFVMGSHHLSLCVYADHLHTLADHGASARTSLADVGAVIVQESIGIEAAYWSQLPGNSRWRTRPGAITSRNFAGLVSFENFPGGRTSGHWGGAVARFRTNGGTPFDYIPHENDVGMTAIFGPIGRGKTTLMTFILAMLEQSIANRSGTLVFFDKDRGGELLVRATGGTYLTLPRGVPSGLAPLRGLENTASARDFLREWIVALIESDGRGGISPEENRRLERGIQRQLSFEPNMRSLVGLREFLLHGPSEGAGARLQRWCRGNALGWAFDGESDEVKLDPSITGFDMTHLLEYEEVCAPAAAYLLHRIGAMVDGRRFVMSCDEFRAYLLNSKFAAVVDKFLLTVRKNNGMLILATQQPEHVLDSPLGASLVAQCMTKIFYPSPTADRSAYIDGLKCTEREFQAIREDMAVGSRKFLLKRESGSVVCEFDLRDMPEYVAVLSGRANTVRLAEQLRETYGGDPSAWLEKFMTRYHEAQD; encoded by the coding sequence ATGTTCGGAACAAATGGAGCGACCGAGCGATCTGGTGAAATCTACCTGCCTTACATTGGACACCTCAGCGACCATGTCGTCCTTTTGGAGGACGGCTCCATCTTGACCATGGCACATATCAGTGGTGTGCCCTTCGAACTGGAGGAGGTTGAAGTCCGAAATGCGCGCTGCCGTGCCTTCAACACGCTCTTTCGCAATATCGCCGACGACAACGTCTCGGTGTATGCCCATCTTGTCCGTCATAACGATGTGCAGGCACCGCCCCCAAGGCATTTTCGAAGCGGCTTCGCTTCGAACCTAAGCGAAACGTTCGAGCAACGTGTTCTCGCCGGCAAGCTTTTTCGGAACGACTACTTTCTCACACTCATGGTATATCCTCGCACTGCTCTCGGCAAAGTGGGAAGTAGGTTCACCAGGCTGTATGGGAAGAACGCTGGCGATCTTGCACATCAGATCCGGCATCTGGAGGACCTTTGGAATGTTGTCGCTGGCGCGCTTGATGCCTATGGTCTCCGCCGCCTTGGTATCCGAGAAAAAAACGAGGTGCTTTTCACGGAGATTGGTGAGGCCCTCCGGCTGATAATGACTTGTCGCTTTTCAGCGGTCCCCGTCGTTAGCGGTTCGCTTGGCGCCTCCATCTATACTGATCGAGTCATTTGCGGCAAACGTGCCTTAGAGATTCGAACGCCGAAAGATCACTACGTCGGATCAATTTTCTCATTCCGTGAATATCCCGCGAAGACGCGGCCTGGTATGCTCAACACGCTACTGTCCTCAAATTTTCCGCTGGTTTTGAGCCAGAGTTTCTCTTTTCTCACTCGCGCGCAGGCTCACGCCAAGCTCAGTCTTAAGTCAAACCAAATGACCAGCTCCGGTGACAAAGCAGTCACCCAGATTGGCGAACTCGCGCAAGCAGAGGACTCATTGGCAAGTAGCGAATTCGTGATGGGTTCGCATCATCTCAGTCTTTGCGTCTATGCCGACCATCTCCATACTCTTGCTGACCATGGGGCGAGCGCCCGAACAAGCCTGGCGGATGTAGGAGCGGTTATTGTCCAGGAGAGCATTGGAATAGAGGCTGCGTACTGGTCTCAGCTTCCAGGAAACAGCAGATGGCGTACGCGTCCTGGGGCTATCACCTCGCGCAACTTCGCAGGACTGGTCTCCTTCGAAAATTTCCCAGGCGGGAGGACTTCAGGCCATTGGGGTGGTGCCGTTGCACGCTTCCGGACGAACGGCGGGACTCCCTTCGACTATATTCCGCATGAGAACGACGTTGGCATGACGGCAATATTCGGGCCTATCGGTCGAGGAAAAACGACACTTATGACCTTTATCCTGGCGATGCTCGAGCAGAGCATAGCCAATCGCAGTGGCACGCTCGTCTTCTTCGATAAGGATCGTGGCGGTGAACTGCTGGTGCGCGCTACCGGAGGGACTTATCTCACGCTGCCTAGAGGTGTGCCAAGCGGCCTTGCACCTTTGCGCGGCCTGGAGAATACAGCATCGGCGCGCGATTTCCTCCGCGAGTGGATCGTGGCGCTGATTGAGAGCGACGGCAGGGGCGGAATTTCACCGGAAGAAAATCGCCGGTTAGAGCGCGGTATCCAACGGCAGTTATCGTTTGAGCCGAACATGCGGTCGCTTGTGGGCCTACGAGAATTCTTGTTGCACGGGCCGTCTGAAGGTGCAGGAGCCAGATTGCAGCGGTGGTGCCGGGGGAATGCGCTTGGCTGGGCGTTTGACGGCGAGTCTGATGAAGTGAAGCTAGATCCTTCGATTACGGGCTTCGATATGACTCACCTCCTTGAATATGAGGAGGTATGCGCGCCAGCCGCGGCATACCTTTTGCATCGAATAGGCGCCATGGTTGATGGCCGGCGGTTCGTTATGAGCTGCGACGAGTTTCGCGCCTACCTGCTGAACTCGAAATTCGCAGCAGTCGTCGACAAGTTCCTGCTGACTGTTCGTAAGAATAACGGAATGCTAATTCTCGCGACACAGCAACCTGAGCACGTGCTTGATTCCCCGTTGGGCGCCAGCCTCGTCGCACAGTGCATGACAAAGATCTTCTATCCATCACCCACGGCCGACCGGTCCGCCTATATAGACGGGTTGAAGTGCACAGAGCGAGAATTTCAAGCTATCCGCGAGGACATGGCAGTCGGCAGTCGCAAGTTCCTGCTTAAGCGCGAGAGCGGAAGTGTCGTTTGCGAATTTGATCTTCGCGACATGCCCGAATACGTTGCTGTGCTGTCCGGGCGGGCCAATACGGTGCGTTTGGCGGAACAGTTGCGCGAGACCTATGGAGGGGATCCCTCTGCCTGGCTCGAAAAATTCATGACGCGCTACCATGAAGCACAGGATTGA
- a CDS encoding type IV secretion system lipoprotein VirB7, producing the protein MRYCLLFLILGLASCQSHDQLASPKGPIFPLNVGRWQPAQPDLQPGNAGGANEGP; encoded by the coding sequence ATGAGATATTGTCTGCTCTTTCTGATCCTCGGCCTGGCGTCTTGTCAATCACATGACCAGTTGGCGAGCCCCAAGGGGCCCATATTCCCGCTGAACGTCGGGCGATGGCAGCCTGCTCAGCCGGACCTTCAGCCTGGAAACGCGGGAGGAGCAAATGAAGGACCCTGA
- the virB9 gene encoding P-type conjugative transfer protein VirB9 → MTKLLFLALACVLFVTSGAKAEDTPAAGTQDPRMRYLAYNPDQVVHLSTAVGATVVVTFGANETVTAVAVSNSKDLAALPRGNYLFFKASKVLQPQPVIVLTASDAGMRRYVFSLTTKTMSRLDKETPDLYYSVQFTYPADAAAARRKETEQRELAGRLRAQTQYQHRAQDLLDQPTATGVPGAKNWNYVAQGNRSLGPLEVFDNGSTTTFRFPGNVRVPSIYVVNPDGKEATANYSVKGDYVEVASVAREWRLRDGHTVLCIWNKAYDAIGRKTGTGTVRPDVMRVLKGARR, encoded by the coding sequence ATGACCAAGCTTCTGTTTTTGGCACTGGCCTGTGTGCTTTTTGTTACGAGCGGGGCGAAGGCGGAAGACACGCCAGCGGCCGGCACCCAAGATCCACGAATGCGCTATCTCGCCTACAACCCTGATCAGGTTGTGCACCTTTCAACCGCTGTTGGGGCCACCGTGGTCGTAACATTCGGTGCCAACGAGACCGTGACAGCCGTCGCCGTTTCCAACAGCAAGGACCTCGCGGCTCTGCCCCGCGGCAATTATCTGTTCTTCAAGGCAAGCAAGGTCCTCCAGCCACAGCCCGTCATAGTTCTGACTGCAAGCGACGCAGGAATGCGGCGCTATGTTTTCAGCCTCACGACAAAGACGATGTCTCGTCTCGATAAAGAGACGCCCGATCTCTACTACAGCGTGCAATTCACTTATCCCGCCGATGCTGCCGCTGCTCGCCGAAAAGAGACAGAACAGAGAGAGCTGGCGGGCAGGCTAAGAGCGCAAACACAATACCAGCATCGAGCACAGGACTTGTTGGATCAGCCGACAGCAACCGGCGTCCCGGGTGCAAAAAATTGGAACTATGTTGCCCAAGGAAACCGTTCGCTGGGGCCGCTCGAGGTCTTCGACAACGGATCTACCACGACATTCCGCTTTCCCGGAAACGTGCGTGTACCTTCGATCTACGTCGTCAATCCAGATGGGAAGGAAGCCACTGCCAACTACTCAGTTAAAGGAGACTACGTGGAGGTCGCCTCGGTCGCCCGGGAGTGGCGTCTGCGGGACGGTCATACCGTGCTGTGCATCTGGAATAAAGCATATGACGCCATCGGACGAAAGACTGGGACTGGTACGGTCAGACCCGATGTAATGCGCGTGCTGAAGGGGGCGAGGCGATGA
- a CDS encoding type IV secretion system protein VirB3 encodes MKDRLEEATLYLAATRPALFFGVPLTLAGLFMMLAGFLIVIVQNPLYEIVLLPLWLGARLVVERDYNAASVVFLFLQTAGRSVDSHTWGGASVSPNPIRVPPRGRGMA; translated from the coding sequence ATGAAGGACCGTCTCGAAGAAGCCACACTCTATTTAGCGGCGACGAGACCTGCATTGTTCTTTGGCGTGCCGCTTACGCTGGCTGGATTGTTCATGATGTTGGCTGGCTTTCTTATCGTTATTGTCCAGAATCCGCTCTACGAAATCGTTCTCTTGCCGCTGTGGCTTGGAGCCCGGCTCGTCGTAGAGCGCGACTACAACGCCGCAAGTGTGGTCTTTCTGTTTCTCCAGACGGCGGGGAGAAGTGTTGACAGCCATACGTGGGGCGGGGCGAGTGTCAGTCCCAACCCAATCAGAGTGCCGCCGCGAGGAAGAGGAATGGCGTGA
- a CDS encoding type IV secretion system protein, with protein MNFSIPAPFTAIHTIFDLAFTVGLDTLLGDIQRAVSAPLVACVTLWIIVQGILVMRGEMEARSGITRVIMVSIVGALVVGQADYHDYIASVFEDTIPNFIRRFSVSGLPLETIPAQLDTMFSLTQVAFQKIASEIGPMNDQDILAFQGAQWIFYGTLWTAFGIYDAVGILTKVLLAIGPLFLVGYLFDRTRDMAAKWIGQLVTYGILLLLLNIVATIVILTEATALAVMLGVVTSAGTTAAKIIGLYEIDMFFLTGDALIVALPAIAGNIGGSYWSGATQAAGSLNRHFARVVRR; from the coding sequence ATGAATTTTAGCATTCCAGCGCCTTTCACGGCGATACACACGATTTTCGATCTCGCCTTTACAGTCGGACTGGACACTTTGCTTGGGGATATTCAACGGGCAGTGAGCGCACCTCTCGTGGCTTGCGTGACACTGTGGATCATAGTCCAGGGCATCCTTGTAATGCGTGGAGAGATGGAGGCACGCAGCGGCATTACTCGGGTTATCATGGTATCGATCGTCGGTGCCCTTGTCGTTGGGCAAGCAGACTATCATGATTACATCGCCTCGGTTTTCGAGGATACGATTCCAAACTTCATTCGGCGGTTCAGTGTCAGTGGTCTTCCTTTGGAGACCATCCCCGCCCAACTCGACACGATGTTCTCGCTAACACAGGTAGCCTTCCAGAAGATTGCTTCTGAGATCGGGCCGATGAACGACCAAGATATCCTCGCCTTTCAAGGCGCACAATGGATCTTCTACGGAACGCTTTGGACGGCGTTTGGAATTTACGATGCAGTCGGAATTCTCACCAAGGTGCTGCTGGCGATCGGCCCATTGTTCCTGGTGGGCTATCTCTTCGATCGCACCAGAGATATGGCAGCGAAATGGATCGGCCAACTTGTCACCTACGGGATACTTCTTCTTCTACTGAACATAGTGGCGACTATTGTGATTCTGACGGAAGCGACCGCGCTCGCAGTAATGTTGGGAGTGGTCACTTCTGCCGGCACGACCGCCGCCAAGATAATCGGCCTTTACGAGATCGATATGTTCTTCCTGACGGGAGATGCTCTGATCGTCGCACTTCCGGCAATCGCTGGAAATATTGGAGGTAGCTACTGGAGCGGTGCGACGCAAGCTGCAGGTAGCCTAAATCGCCATTTCGCCCGGGTAGTCCGCCGTTAG